A single region of the Gadus morhua chromosome 5, gadMor3.0, whole genome shotgun sequence genome encodes:
- the rnf144aa gene encoding putative E3 ubiquitin-protein ligase RNF144A-A isoform X2, with protein sequence MTTARYRPSWELALDPLVSCKLCLGEFPLESMTTITQCQCVFCTLCLKQYVELLIKEGLETAISCPDSACPKRGQLQETEIECMVATEMMQRYKKLQFEREVLLDPCRTWCPSSTCQAVCQLTEAATPPLPQLVQCAVCALEFCSACKAPWHPGVACPESSLPTAAFLPGENSSFYKNEEDDAPIKRCPKCKVYIERDEGCAQMMCKNCKHAFCWYCLESLDDDFLLIHYDKGPCRNKLGHSRASVIWHRTQVVGIFAGFGLLLLVASPFLLLATPIILCCKCKCSKAFKRFVF encoded by the exons ATGACGACAGCCCGGTACAGGCCCAGCTGGGAGCTGGCGCTGGACCCCCTGGTCTCCTGTAAGCTGTGCCTGGGAGAGTTCCCCCTAGAGTCCATGACCACCATCACCCAGTGCCAATGTGTCTTCTGCACTCTG TGCCTGAAGCAGTACGTTGAACTTCTCATTAAAGAGGGCCTTGAAACCGCCATTAGCTGCCCTGACTCTGCCTGTCCCAAAAGAGGCCAATTACAGGAAACAGAG ATTGAGTGCATGGTGGCCACAGAGATGATGCAGAGGTACAAGAAGCTGCAGTTTGAACGAG AGGTGCTGCTTGACCCATGCCGGACGTGgtgcccctcctccacctgccaggCGGTGTGCCAGCTGACAGAGGCGGCCacgccccccctgccccagctGGTGCAGTGTGCCGTGTGCGCCCTGGAGTTCTGCTCTGCCTGCAAGGCGCCCTGGCACCCGGGCGTGGCCTGCCCGGAGAGCAGCCTGCCCACCGCCGCCTTCCTGCCCGGGGAGAACAG CTCCTTCTATAAGAACGAGGAGGACGACGCCCCAATCAAGCGCTGTCCCAAGTGCAAGGTGTACATCGAGAGGGACGAGGGCTGCGCGCAGATGATGTGCAAGAACTGCAAGCACGCCTTCTGCTGGTACTGCCTGGAGTCCCTGGAC GACGACTTCCTCCTTATCCACTACGACAAAGGGCCGTGTCGAAACAAACTGGGACACTCCAGGGCCTCGGTTATCTGGCACAGAACTCAG GTGGTCGGGATCTTTGCGGGGTTCGGCCTGCTCCTGCTGGTCGCctcccccttcctgctcctggcCACGCCCATCATCCTCTGCTGCAAGTGCAAGTGCAGCAAAG CTTTCAAGCGCTTCGTTTTTTAA
- the rnf144aa gene encoding putative E3 ubiquitin-protein ligase RNF144A-A isoform X1 translates to MTTARYRPSWELALDPLVSCKLCLGEFPLESMTTITQCQCVFCTLCLKQYVELLIKEGLETAISCPDSACPKRGQLQETEIECMVATEMMQRYKKLQFEREVLLDPCRTWCPSSTCQAVCQLTEAATPPLPQLVQCAVCALEFCSACKAPWHPGVACPESSLPTAAFLPGENSSFYKNEEDDAPIKRCPKCKVYIERDEGCAQMMCKNCKHAFCWYCLESLDDDFLLIHYDKGPCRNKLGHSRASVIWHRTQVVGIFAGFGLLLLVASPFLLLATPIILCCKCKCSKGDDDPLPT, encoded by the exons ATGACGACAGCCCGGTACAGGCCCAGCTGGGAGCTGGCGCTGGACCCCCTGGTCTCCTGTAAGCTGTGCCTGGGAGAGTTCCCCCTAGAGTCCATGACCACCATCACCCAGTGCCAATGTGTCTTCTGCACTCTG TGCCTGAAGCAGTACGTTGAACTTCTCATTAAAGAGGGCCTTGAAACCGCCATTAGCTGCCCTGACTCTGCCTGTCCCAAAAGAGGCCAATTACAGGAAACAGAG ATTGAGTGCATGGTGGCCACAGAGATGATGCAGAGGTACAAGAAGCTGCAGTTTGAACGAG AGGTGCTGCTTGACCCATGCCGGACGTGgtgcccctcctccacctgccaggCGGTGTGCCAGCTGACAGAGGCGGCCacgccccccctgccccagctGGTGCAGTGTGCCGTGTGCGCCCTGGAGTTCTGCTCTGCCTGCAAGGCGCCCTGGCACCCGGGCGTGGCCTGCCCGGAGAGCAGCCTGCCCACCGCCGCCTTCCTGCCCGGGGAGAACAG CTCCTTCTATAAGAACGAGGAGGACGACGCCCCAATCAAGCGCTGTCCCAAGTGCAAGGTGTACATCGAGAGGGACGAGGGCTGCGCGCAGATGATGTGCAAGAACTGCAAGCACGCCTTCTGCTGGTACTGCCTGGAGTCCCTGGAC GACGACTTCCTCCTTATCCACTACGACAAAGGGCCGTGTCGAAACAAACTGGGACACTCCAGGGCCTCGGTTATCTGGCACAGAACTCAG GTGGTCGGGATCTTTGCGGGGTTCGGCCTGCTCCTGCTGGTCGCctcccccttcctgctcctggcCACGCCCATCATCCTCTGCTGCAAGTGCAAGTGCAGCAAAGGTGACGACGACCCCCTCCCCACCTAG